One Flavobacterium sp. 90 DNA segment encodes these proteins:
- a CDS encoding ComEC/Rec2 family competence protein — MKVLDFPLAKITISFILGIIVSYYAKPSIATAGIILISSAIILFILYFFIAKNKKLNTLFGISTSIVSFFIGILTLQLQTDSYQESNYIHAKTAFEKPQFITFTLREKLKSNDFNDRYIGIINQIENKTQTGRIIINIQKDSTKNNVILGNAIRVKTILQRNTSSKNPNQFDYAKYLENKQIYGQIYCRKSEITINKNIKKDIWYYSGRLHSRIINNLEKAHFSKDEMNVALALILGQQQEISSEIIKDYQYSGTTHVLSVSGLHVGFIMLFINFILKPIPNNRKGSFIKLISILVSLAIFAIISGLSPPVLRSVVMFSFLAIGNHLRRSGNIYHTLLVSILLILLFEPYFLFDVGFQLSYLALFFILWLQPILKNIWTPKHKITIYIWNALTVSFAAQIGTLPVCLYYFHQFPGLFFVTNIIILPVLSFIMIAGIIVMIIAVFYSPPVIFAVIFEKSIYLLNLMIHFVATFESFVIRDISFNFYYLITIYLLIIIGTIWMGKPNFNKAISLLLSIIIVQISFIYTKKETESQQELIVYHTKKNTLLSERIGKNISFITSDTLTKNNVSISYLVGNFGVLKSTTKIKNTLFFSGKKILVLDSTGIYENKIQPDIVLLTQSPKVNLDRLLKNLHPKIIIADASNSNSIVKNWKLTCIKKNIPFHATSEKGFYKLK, encoded by the coding sequence CTATAGTTTCATTTTTTATTGGAATACTTACACTTCAATTACAAACAGATTCTTATCAGGAATCGAATTACATCCATGCTAAAACAGCATTTGAAAAACCCCAGTTTATAACTTTCACTTTACGTGAAAAACTAAAAAGCAACGACTTCAATGATCGCTATATTGGCATTATAAACCAAATTGAAAACAAAACTCAAACAGGAAGAATCATTATAAACATTCAAAAAGACAGTACAAAAAACAATGTTATTTTAGGAAATGCAATTCGGGTAAAAACAATTTTACAAAGGAATACTTCAAGCAAAAATCCCAATCAATTTGATTATGCCAAGTATTTAGAAAATAAACAGATCTATGGACAGATTTACTGCCGAAAATCTGAAATAACGATTAATAAAAATATCAAAAAGGACATTTGGTATTATTCCGGTCGTTTGCATTCCAGAATAATAAATAATCTTGAAAAAGCGCATTTCAGCAAAGACGAAATGAACGTTGCGCTTGCTTTGATTTTAGGACAACAGCAAGAGATTTCGTCAGAGATAATAAAAGATTACCAATATTCCGGAACAACACATGTGCTATCCGTTTCAGGATTACACGTTGGATTTATAATGCTGTTTATAAATTTTATTTTAAAACCAATTCCTAACAATCGAAAAGGTTCCTTTATAAAATTGATTTCCATTTTAGTATCATTGGCAATTTTCGCTATAATTTCAGGTTTATCTCCGCCCGTTTTACGTTCCGTTGTTATGTTTTCTTTTCTAGCCATAGGAAATCATTTGCGCAGAAGCGGAAACATTTATCACACTTTATTAGTTTCAATTTTATTGATATTACTATTTGAACCTTATTTTCTGTTTGACGTTGGTTTTCAATTAAGTTATTTGGCCTTGTTTTTCATTCTTTGGTTACAACCGATTTTAAAAAATATCTGGACTCCAAAACACAAAATAACAATTTATATCTGGAATGCTTTGACAGTTTCTTTTGCTGCACAAATAGGCACTCTACCCGTTTGTTTGTATTATTTTCATCAATTTCCGGGATTATTTTTCGTTACTAATATTATCATTCTACCAGTATTATCTTTTATAATGATAGCCGGAATCATAGTGATGATCATTGCCGTTTTTTATAGTCCACCGGTCATTTTTGCGGTTATTTTCGAAAAGAGTATATATCTCTTAAATCTAATGATTCACTTTGTTGCAACATTTGAATCATTTGTAATTCGGGATATAAGTTTCAATTTTTATTACCTGATAACTATTTACTTATTGATAATTATAGGCACAATTTGGATGGGTAAGCCAAATTTCAACAAAGCGATTTCACTTTTACTTAGCATAATTATAGTTCAGATTTCTTTTATCTATACTAAAAAAGAAACCGAAAGTCAGCAGGAATTAATCGTTTATCATACAAAGAAAAACACACTACTATCTGAAAGAATTGGAAAAAACATAAGCTTTATCACAAGCGATACGCTAACCAAAAACAACGTTTCAATATCTTATTTAGTTGGGAATTTCGGTGTTTTAAAAAGCACCACTAAAATTAAGAATACATTATTCTTTAGCGGAAAAAAAATTTTGGTTTTAGACAGCACAGGAATTTATGAAAACAAAATTCAGCCTGATATAGTACTTCTTACTCAATCTCCAAAAGTAAACTTAGATCGGCTTTTGAAGAATTTACATCCGAAAATAATAATTGCAGACGCTTCAAATTCAAATTCTATAGTTAAGAATTGGAAACTAACTTGTATCAAAAAAAATATCCCTTTTCACGCAACGAGTGAAAAGGGATTCTACAAACTAAAATAA
- a CDS encoding thioredoxin family protein, with amino-acid sequence MTRKLLTLLFFLGSFFLHSQNLVWNTDLSDAFVKSDAERKPLLIFFTAASAGQKMQNEIFASPDFAEWSRDNVILLRLDLSDSSLTDQDKEQNIKMKNALGVEELPQVCLVTITIRKNKPTIDKLGLLGYKPGGVQQWIKEAKSILRP; translated from the coding sequence ATGACCCGAAAACTACTTACCCTACTATTTTTTTTAGGTTCATTTTTTTTGCATTCGCAAAATTTAGTTTGGAATACTGATTTAAGCGATGCATTTGTAAAGAGTGATGCGGAAAGGAAACCATTGTTAATATTTTTTACTGCGGCTAGCGCCGGACAGAAAATGCAGAATGAGATTTTTGCAAGTCCTGATTTTGCAGAATGGTCACGCGATAATGTTATTTTATTAAGACTTGATTTGTCTGACTCATCATTAACGGACCAGGATAAAGAGCAAAATATTAAAATGAAAAATGCTTTGGGTGTCGAAGAATTGCCTCAAGTTTGTCTCGTAACGATCACAATCAGGAAAAATAAACCAACTATTGATAAACTGGGACTGCTTGGGTATAAACCTGGTGGAGTACAGCAATGGATAAAAGAAGCTAAATCGATTTTGCGACCTTAA